In a single window of the Methylophaga frappieri genome:
- the slmA gene encoding nucleoid occlusion factor SlmA codes for MTVEVKSARAEVKQSRRQAILEALANELEQNPGERITTARLAASLGVSEAALYRHFPSKARMFEGLIAFAEETIFALIARILEEEKNALSRCEKVIGLMLGFSARNPGITSVLVGVALTGETERLRIRVSQLFDRLETQFRQILRERELTLTQAGGRPVNETANLLLCIVEGHMQQYVRSGYRQSPLQGWEKQWPLIAMTLKDYQ; via the coding sequence ATGACCGTGGAAGTCAAGTCCGCTCGCGCTGAGGTAAAACAGTCCCGTCGCCAGGCGATTCTTGAAGCGCTGGCCAATGAGCTGGAACAAAACCCGGGTGAACGTATTACTACAGCGCGCCTCGCCGCGAGCTTAGGTGTCTCTGAAGCCGCTCTATATCGGCATTTTCCTAGCAAGGCACGGATGTTTGAGGGGTTGATTGCCTTTGCAGAAGAGACGATTTTTGCGCTGATCGCACGGATCTTGGAAGAGGAAAAGAACGCACTGAGCCGTTGTGAAAAAGTAATTGGTTTGATGCTAGGGTTCAGTGCACGTAATCCGGGCATTACCAGTGTGCTGGTCGGGGTGGCCTTAACCGGAGAAACGGAACGTTTACGCATTCGGGTCAGTCAGTTGTTTGACCGTTTGGAAACCCAGTTCAGGCAGATTTTGCGAGAGCGTGAGCTGACCTTGACGCAGGCCGGCGGACGACCTGTTAATGAGACGGCCAATTTGTTGTTATGTATTGTTGAAGGTCACATGCAACAATATGTACGAAGTGGTTATCGGCAATCGCCATTGCAGGGCTGGGAAAAACAATGGCCACTGATTGCCATGACATTAAAGGATTATCAATGA
- a CDS encoding mannose-1-phosphate guanylyltransferase/mannose-6-phosphate isomerase: protein MNKPTKLISVIMCGGAGSRLWPLSRAEHPKPFIEMPDRQSLIKKAALRAAALPGAVELLVVSNEALLFNLHDEIAPVIAPDQKLTYLLEPVAKNTTAAIAAAVHRIIAVHGEDATLMVLSADHLIEDELAFANAVNEAVTLSAQDYLVSFGIKPDRPETGFGYLQITDDKVSKFIEKPQREEAEKLVASGDYYWNAGMFCFKASVMRQELAEYCPAILQATQKAVALSGQIRLNDALVLRLAAEHFQDIEDISIDYAVMEKTRHAAAVACDIGWHDVGSWQALSEIYEHDNDGNAIRAEVCLHQAKNSFFYSDDRLIGAVGVENLIIVDTPDAILVADKAASQDVRQIYKALKQQDHPTHRFHNKVYRPWGSYTVLEVADHYKIKRIEVNPGASLSLQSHQYRSEHWVVIEGTALVINDDKQLTIAQNESTYIHAGHKHRLSNPYTEKLVIIEVQTGDYVGEDDIKRYEDVYGRVRNLPA, encoded by the coding sequence ATGAATAAGCCAACCAAGCTTATTTCAGTCATTATGTGTGGTGGTGCCGGCTCTCGGCTGTGGCCTTTGTCTCGTGCCGAACACCCGAAACCGTTTATTGAAATGCCGGATCGGCAAAGTCTGATCAAAAAAGCAGCCTTGCGCGCTGCCGCATTGCCGGGCGCGGTCGAGCTGTTGGTGGTTTCCAATGAAGCACTGTTATTTAATCTTCACGATGAAATTGCCCCGGTGATTGCGCCGGACCAGAAATTAACTTATCTCTTGGAGCCGGTTGCCAAAAACACCACAGCGGCTATTGCTGCGGCCGTTCATCGGATTATTGCCGTGCATGGCGAAGATGCCACATTAATGGTGTTATCTGCAGATCATCTAATCGAAGACGAACTGGCTTTTGCCAATGCCGTGAATGAAGCCGTGACCTTATCGGCGCAAGACTATCTGGTGTCTTTCGGGATCAAGCCGGATCGTCCGGAAACCGGCTTTGGCTATTTGCAGATCACCGATGACAAAGTCAGCAAGTTTATAGAAAAGCCCCAGCGTGAAGAAGCTGAAAAACTGGTGGCATCAGGTGATTATTACTGGAACGCTGGTATGTTCTGTTTTAAAGCCAGTGTTATGCGTCAGGAATTAGCCGAGTACTGTCCCGCCATTTTGCAAGCTACGCAAAAGGCCGTCGCCTTGTCTGGTCAGATTCGGCTTAATGATGCGCTGGTATTACGGTTGGCGGCCGAGCACTTTCAGGATATTGAAGACATTTCCATCGATTATGCGGTCATGGAAAAAACCCGTCATGCGGCGGCGGTCGCCTGTGATATTGGCTGGCATGATGTTGGCTCTTGGCAGGCATTGAGTGAAATTTATGAGCATGACAACGATGGCAATGCAATTCGTGCTGAGGTGTGTCTGCATCAGGCAAAAAATTCGTTCTTTTACAGTGACGACAGGTTGATTGGCGCGGTTGGGGTAGAGAATTTGATTATTGTTGATACACCTGATGCGATTTTGGTAGCAGATAAAGCGGCCAGTCAGGATGTGAGGCAGATCTACAAGGCGCTGAAACAGCAGGATCATCCGACACATCGGTTTCACAACAAGGTTTATCGCCCATGGGGCAGTTATACGGTATTAGAGGTTGCCGACCATTACAAAATAAAACGAATTGAAGTGAACCCGGGCGCCAGCCTCAGTTTGCAATCGCATCAATACCGCTCAGAACATTGGGTCGTGATTGAAGGCACGGCACTGGTGATTAACGACGATAAACAATTGACGATTGCCCAGAATGAATCGACCTACATCCATGCAGGACATAAACATCGCCTAAGTAATCCATACACTGAAAAGCTAGTCATTATTGAAGTACAGACGGGTGATTATGTTGGGGAAGATGACATTAAGCGTTATGAGGATGTTTACGGTAGAGTCAGGAATTTACCTGCTTAA
- a CDS encoding response regulator transcription factor: protein MINVVVVGEATLRGIDLSQDADFQVTIVTATELNHIIAQVTQAQANIVLLDQHHDELHAEVICSLLARQYPASQSLILTDTRPDFAMLARTGFSVRGYLTSDQHALLGKAIRALHSGEAWLPRRLVAEMLNRFAAGSLAA, encoded by the coding sequence ATGATCAATGTAGTGGTGGTAGGCGAAGCGACATTACGGGGCATTGACTTAAGTCAGGATGCGGATTTTCAGGTAACCATCGTCACCGCGACTGAACTGAATCACATTATTGCCCAAGTAACGCAAGCTCAGGCGAATATCGTGCTGCTGGATCAGCATCATGATGAGTTGCATGCGGAAGTCATCTGTTCATTGCTGGCCAGGCAGTATCCGGCGTCGCAGAGCTTGATTTTGACCGATACGCGTCCGGATTTTGCCATGTTGGCCCGTACCGGATTTTCAGTACGGGGCTATCTCACCTCAGATCAACATGCCTTGCTAGGCAAGGCCATCCGTGCGCTCCATAGTGGTGAAGCCTGGCTACCAAGACGGCTTGTTGCCGAAATGTTGAACCGGTTTGCAGCAGGTAGTTTGGCCGCGTGA
- a CDS encoding type I secretion system permease/ATPase, whose amino-acid sequence MAQKKQKTDLHKALGLCRQSFLTAGFFSLFINALMLVPAIYMLQLYDRVITSGSESTLLMLTIIVVVLFITLGLLEWVRSRILIKVGTRLDLLLNARLFDATFKSSLMTGKGSSQPLDDLRGLRQFLSGNGMFAFFDSPWVPIYIAVMYLFHPWYGTVAVITVIILLTLALINEKRTNKPLQEANVISIEQREQLNKNLRNAEVVQSMGMLNGLRQRWNSSSEKILELQESASKKGGSISTLSKNIRLMSQSLILGLGAYLVLEQQITPGLMIAGSILLGRALAPIDLMINAWKGFIAARGQYGRLNELLTKIPNEEERMPLPAPEGNLQAESIIVVPPGGRVPVIQGVNFELKAGQSLGIIGPSAAGKSTLARALLGIWPVANGKVRLDGADVYDWKREELGPYIGYLPQDVELFDGTISENIARFGEVDPAAVVDAAKKADVHDMILALEQGYDTKISGTGGVLSGGQRQRIGLARAIYGNPRLVLLDEPNANLDDKGELALAGAIEKVKAHGTTLIIISHKKGILGQLDNLLMMRDGYQVAYGSKEDVMKHIQQSTQAIKNTATTAQS is encoded by the coding sequence ATGGCACAAAAAAAACAAAAAACAGACCTCCATAAAGCTTTGGGGTTATGTCGACAATCGTTTCTGACCGCTGGATTTTTCAGTCTTTTCATTAATGCACTCATGCTGGTGCCTGCGATTTACATGTTGCAGCTTTACGACAGAGTCATTACCAGCGGTAGCGAATCCACCTTATTGATGCTGACAATTATTGTTGTCGTGCTGTTTATTACGTTGGGCTTGTTAGAGTGGGTACGGTCGCGAATTTTAATTAAAGTCGGGACGCGACTCGATCTATTATTAAATGCGCGGCTTTTCGATGCGACGTTTAAAAGTTCATTAATGACGGGAAAGGGCAGCTCGCAACCATTAGATGATTTACGGGGATTGCGTCAATTTTTAAGTGGTAACGGCATGTTTGCCTTTTTTGATTCTCCGTGGGTACCGATTTACATAGCGGTGATGTACTTATTCCATCCTTGGTATGGCACGGTTGCGGTTATTACGGTCATTATTTTATTGACCTTGGCATTAATAAATGAAAAGCGGACCAATAAGCCACTTCAAGAAGCCAATGTCATTTCTATCGAGCAGCGCGAACAACTGAACAAAAATCTGCGCAATGCGGAAGTAGTCCAGTCGATGGGGATGCTGAATGGTCTGCGCCAACGTTGGAATAGCTCTTCGGAAAAAATTCTAGAATTACAAGAAAGTGCTAGTAAAAAGGGGGGCAGTATCTCAACACTGTCCAAAAATATTCGTCTCATGTCCCAGTCCTTGATTCTAGGTTTGGGTGCCTATCTAGTGCTGGAGCAGCAAATTACGCCTGGTTTGATGATTGCCGGTTCTATTTTGCTTGGCCGGGCGCTGGCACCAATTGATCTCATGATTAATGCTTGGAAAGGATTCATCGCTGCCCGTGGTCAGTATGGTCGATTGAATGAGTTGTTGACTAAAATTCCGAATGAAGAAGAGCGGATGCCCCTGCCAGCCCCAGAGGGAAATTTACAGGCTGAAAGTATTATTGTTGTACCGCCAGGGGGGAGAGTCCCGGTCATACAAGGTGTCAATTTTGAGCTCAAAGCCGGCCAGTCGCTGGGTATCATCGGGCCGAGTGCGGCAGGTAAATCGACGTTGGCCCGCGCCTTATTGGGTATCTGGCCTGTTGCCAACGGCAAGGTTAGGTTAGACGGCGCTGATGTCTATGACTGGAAGCGTGAGGAATTGGGTCCGTACATCGGTTATTTACCTCAGGATGTTGAATTATTTGATGGCACGATCAGCGAGAATATTGCCCGTTTTGGCGAAGTTGATCCGGCGGCTGTTGTTGATGCAGCCAAAAAAGCCGATGTACACGATATGATTCTTGCCCTTGAACAAGGTTATGACACCAAAATATCAGGTACCGGCGGCGTATTATCCGGCGGGCAACGGCAACGGATTGGCCTTGCCAGAGCGATTTACGGTAACCCGCGTTTAGTCTTGCTGGATGAACCCAATGCCAATCTGGATGACAAAGGAGAATTGGCTTTGGCTGGAGCGATAGAAAAAGTCAAAGCCCATGGTACGACCTTAATCATTATTTCTCATAAAAAAGGCATTTTGGGTCAGCTGGATAACCTGTTGATGATGCGTGATGGTTATCAAGTGGCTTATGGTTCGAAAGAAGATGTGATGAAGCATATCCAGCAAAGTACGCAAGCAATCAAAAATACTGCAACAACGGCCCAATCATGA
- a CDS encoding HlyD family type I secretion periplasmic adaptor subunit, with protein MKDITEFNSDATRAKAEQSQSSLSVSDRPYRWFGVLVLLLTFGIFGGWAYTAKIDNASLAPGFVSVKYNSKSVQHLDGGIVTELNVREGDLVEAGDVLIVLDDTQIRAQRDITMGQLLSLSALESRLIAEQTWQEKVDYPELLQVADDPRAAEAMMVENEIFKARRESMTGEVKVLEQRIQQLRNRRVGLEAQRDSNERLTKSLTEEIDELRDLLKEGFAEKQRLRERERQFNEAEGSIGELTAEIAALDVQIGETRLEILQLRKERSEEVATRLAEVQNSLFDVREKLTAQEDVLRKTQILAPVTGKVLGLAVHTIGGVIGPRERIMEIVPEDEELAIIARVNPIDIDRVSVGQSAEVRFSAFHFGTTPRMFAEVVKVSPDRIQDRDSKEVYYEARLEVTTESLLEMNNLVVLPGMPAEVLISSGERTLFEYLSKPVTDAFSRAFLEE; from the coding sequence ATGAAAGATATAACTGAATTTAACAGCGACGCGACGCGGGCTAAAGCGGAGCAGTCCCAATCGTCACTTTCTGTTTCAGACCGGCCTTACCGTTGGTTCGGTGTCTTGGTGTTGTTGCTGACATTTGGGATTTTTGGCGGTTGGGCTTATACCGCCAAAATAGACAATGCGTCACTAGCGCCGGGCTTTGTCAGTGTTAAATACAATAGTAAATCAGTACAGCATTTGGATGGTGGCATCGTGACAGAGCTGAACGTCCGTGAAGGTGATCTGGTCGAAGCGGGAGACGTGCTGATTGTATTGGATGATACACAAATTCGAGCTCAGCGCGATATTACGATGGGACAACTATTGTCTTTGAGTGCTTTGGAGTCGCGTCTCATTGCAGAGCAAACCTGGCAGGAAAAAGTTGATTATCCCGAGTTGTTGCAAGTCGCTGATGATCCGCGGGCGGCCGAAGCCATGATGGTTGAAAATGAAATTTTCAAGGCACGTCGAGAATCCATGACTGGTGAAGTCAAAGTGCTGGAACAACGTATTCAACAATTACGTAATCGGCGCGTGGGTCTGGAAGCGCAACGTGACAGTAATGAAAGGCTGACCAAGTCCCTGACCGAGGAAATCGATGAGTTGCGTGATCTGCTCAAAGAAGGATTCGCTGAAAAACAACGTCTGCGCGAGCGCGAGCGTCAGTTTAATGAGGCGGAAGGATCTATTGGCGAATTGACTGCCGAGATTGCGGCCCTTGATGTTCAGATTGGTGAAACCCGACTGGAAATTCTGCAATTGCGTAAAGAACGCAGTGAAGAAGTTGCCACCCGGTTGGCAGAAGTTCAAAACAGTCTCTTTGATGTCCGTGAAAAACTGACTGCTCAGGAAGATGTATTGAGAAAAACCCAGATTCTAGCACCGGTCACAGGCAAAGTGCTGGGCTTGGCTGTCCATACAATTGGTGGGGTTATCGGGCCGAGAGAACGAATCATGGAAATTGTGCCTGAAGACGAAGAGTTAGCCATTATTGCTAGAGTGAATCCGATAGATATTGACCGTGTGTCGGTTGGTCAGTCAGCCGAAGTCCGGTTCAGCGCTTTCCACTTTGGTACGACACCACGCATGTTTGCAGAAGTGGTTAAAGTATCGCCAGATCGGATTCAAGATAGAGACAGTAAGGAGGTTTATTACGAAGCCCGTCTGGAAGTGACAACCGAGAGTTTGCTGGAGATGAATAATTTGGTCGTTTTACCGGGTATGCCGGCCGAGGTGTTGATTTCATCCGGTGAGCGCACTCTCTTTGAATATCTGTCCAAACCGGTGACCGATGCCTTCTCCCGTGCTTTTTTAGAAGAATAG
- a CDS encoding phosphomannomutase/phosphoglucomutase produces the protein MSATPQLKKAFSRRFHSTGILFGVLLLLVVVWAIRQFDLDAQQSRYQQSRYLSDQLITEKTKRAANTIQSWHQQAGKVAELSSWTAVKQYCLLDEIPLQPDDDLCLPVSFITLAALRQADQAGTAPVVMIQSESKGTYIELVRKAGDQYLIVALQPDLLKAMSQTWADNGYWALYQGSSNAKPLAVSGDRQWMTQTPDQTADIPGSYWQLRFWAGEMPSPPLMSPLLWYIAGLILAIVSWWFLVILLPPPPKKRPKRDISKPAPEVIASYEPRILTGYDRERYSATEDTDPESMQVTVDNENNDAAETDISTEAVSEANSDTIEYQHYDAFDSPPPEEDSRPAQTTPDVLDFDWQDGDSNDEAPVLDEEPPPSDAMTSNHEKPAEPESELPQPTDISLMPALDVAMQNDKRVDDDMTPDRAAKTEIDPAIFKTYDIRGIVGSQLNEDIMYRLGQVIGSEALSRGQKQIVLSRDGRHSSTAYATAVAKGLNATGCDVIDIGAMPTPVLYFATHHLETNSGVMITGSHNPSDYNGIKIVLAGETLAGESIKMLRQRLAFDEIRSGSGNYLQQAVHDAYIAKVAEQISLSRKLQIVVDCGNGIAGPIAPVLLERIGCKVTPLYCDVDGDFPNHHPNPGDPENLQALIAKVSEVGADLGLAFDGDGDRLGVVTASGDIIWPDRLLLLFAQNVLAEYPGETILYDVKSTSLLRELITRAGGNPVMVASGHSLIRKALQESGARLAGEMSGHLFFADRWYGFDDALYAACRLLELLAADPAGRQRTPDQIFAAQPRRRNTPEIHIPMPDPATRQFMRRFSEKAVFAEANISDIDGIRADFHDGWGLVRASNTVPGLTVRFEAATQSGLTRIQQLFATQMRQIKPDLDLPF, from the coding sequence ATGAGCGCCACGCCGCAGCTAAAAAAAGCATTCTCCCGACGATTTCATTCGACCGGTATTTTGTTTGGTGTTTTGCTGCTGTTGGTGGTTGTCTGGGCGATTAGGCAATTTGACTTAGATGCCCAGCAATCGCGCTATCAGCAATCACGTTACCTGTCTGATCAGCTGATTACGGAAAAAACAAAACGGGCGGCAAATACGATTCAGTCCTGGCATCAACAAGCGGGAAAAGTCGCAGAGTTATCGTCTTGGACAGCGGTCAAACAATACTGTTTGTTAGACGAGATTCCGCTTCAACCTGATGATGATTTATGTCTGCCGGTCAGTTTTATTACCCTCGCAGCGTTAAGGCAGGCTGATCAGGCTGGTACTGCACCGGTAGTGATGATCCAGTCCGAGTCAAAAGGCACTTATATAGAGTTGGTTCGCAAAGCAGGCGATCAATATCTTATCGTGGCGCTGCAGCCAGATTTACTAAAAGCGATGTCACAAACCTGGGCAGACAACGGGTATTGGGCACTGTATCAAGGAAGCAGTAATGCGAAGCCACTGGCAGTCAGTGGTGATCGCCAATGGATGACGCAGACGCCCGACCAAACGGCAGATATTCCGGGCAGTTATTGGCAGTTACGTTTCTGGGCTGGAGAAATGCCATCACCGCCATTAATGTCGCCTTTGTTGTGGTATATCGCTGGATTAATCCTAGCGATAGTGAGCTGGTGGTTTCTCGTGATTTTATTGCCTCCACCGCCCAAGAAGCGACCTAAGCGCGATATTAGTAAACCCGCTCCCGAAGTGATTGCTTCTTATGAGCCGCGAATTTTGACGGGTTATGATCGTGAACGTTATTCAGCCACTGAAGATACTGATCCAGAGTCGATGCAGGTCACCGTTGATAATGAGAATAATGATGCTGCAGAGACTGACATATCAACAGAGGCGGTGTCAGAAGCGAATAGCGATACAATCGAATACCAGCATTATGATGCCTTTGATAGTCCGCCGCCAGAAGAAGACAGTCGACCGGCGCAGACAACACCAGATGTATTGGATTTTGATTGGCAGGATGGCGACTCAAATGATGAGGCGCCCGTGCTTGACGAGGAACCACCACCCTCTGACGCCATGACGTCAAATCACGAGAAGCCTGCTGAGCCAGAATCCGAATTGCCCCAGCCAACCGATATTTCTTTAATGCCTGCTCTCGATGTAGCCATGCAAAATGATAAACGCGTTGATGATGATATGACGCCAGATCGGGCAGCGAAAACGGAAATTGACCCGGCTATTTTCAAAACATACGACATACGCGGCATTGTTGGCAGCCAATTGAACGAAGACATTATGTATCGTTTGGGTCAAGTGATTGGCAGTGAGGCGTTGAGCCGAGGGCAAAAACAGATTGTTCTGTCACGTGATGGGCGACATAGCAGTACTGCCTATGCTACTGCCGTGGCGAAAGGCTTGAATGCAACAGGCTGTGACGTCATTGATATTGGTGCCATGCCGACCCCGGTTTTGTATTTTGCAACACATCACTTAGAAACCAATTCCGGCGTGATGATCACCGGCAGTCATAATCCGTCTGATTACAATGGCATCAAAATTGTTTTAGCTGGTGAAACATTGGCCGGTGAGTCGATAAAAATGTTACGGCAGCGGCTGGCCTTTGATGAAATCCGTAGCGGTTCTGGTAATTATCTTCAACAAGCGGTCCATGATGCCTATATTGCCAAAGTGGCTGAACAGATTAGCTTATCCCGGAAATTGCAGATAGTCGTCGACTGTGGCAACGGGATTGCTGGGCCCATCGCGCCAGTTTTATTGGAGCGAATTGGCTGCAAGGTCACGCCACTTTACTGTGATGTCGATGGCGATTTTCCGAATCATCATCCCAATCCCGGTGATCCAGAAAATCTTCAGGCATTAATTGCGAAAGTCAGTGAGGTTGGCGCTGATCTTGGGCTGGCTTTTGATGGCGATGGCGATCGACTGGGGGTGGTCACTGCCAGCGGCGACATTATCTGGCCGGATAGGCTGTTACTGCTGTTTGCTCAGAATGTATTGGCTGAATATCCCGGCGAAACCATTCTATATGATGTGAAAAGTACCAGTCTGCTAAGAGAGCTCATCACACGCGCCGGCGGCAATCCAGTGATGGTGGCATCTGGCCACTCCCTGATACGCAAAGCGCTGCAAGAAAGTGGTGCCAGACTGGCCGGGGAGATGAGTGGCCATTTGTTTTTTGCGGATCGCTGGTATGGCTTTGATGATGCTTTATACGCGGCCTGTCGCCTGCTAGAATTACTGGCGGCTGATCCGGCGGGACGGCAGCGTACGCCAGATCAAATCTTCGCGGCACAGCCTCGGCGCAGAAACACCCCGGAAATACATATTCCCATGCCGGATCCGGCGACGCGCCAATTCATGCGTCGGTTTAGCGAAAAGGCCGTCTTCGCTGAGGCAAATATCAGTGATATTGATGGCATCAGAGCAGATTTTCATGATGGTTGGGGGCTGGTCAGGGCGTCCAATACGGTGCCGGGGCTGACCGTGCGTTTTGAAGCGGCAACGCAATCAGGACTCACGCGAATACAACAGTTATTTGCCACCCAGATGCGGCAGATTAAACCCGATTTGGATTTGCCTTTTTAA
- the argB gene encoding acetylglutamate kinase, whose protein sequence is MSINQQRATQIAQVLTEALPYIQRFSGKTLVIKYGGNAMTDDALKNSFARDVVLLKAVGINPVIVHGGGPQIGALLEKIGKQSEFINGMRVTDRETMDIVEMVLGGQVNKSIVNLINSHGGRAVGLTGKDGSLIFAEKMQFSAGDPTLNASEVIDLGHVGKVSSIDTGVIDMLINSDFIPVIAPVGVGKDGESYNINADLVAGKIAEVLQAEKLILLTNTPGLLDADGTLLTGLNARQVNDLIEQGVIYGGMLPKIGCALDAVQAGVTSAHIIDGRVQHAVLLEMFTDEGVGTLIRGGGR, encoded by the coding sequence ATGAGTATAAATCAACAGCGGGCAACGCAGATTGCTCAGGTTTTAACGGAAGCCCTCCCTTATATTCAACGGTTTTCCGGAAAAACACTGGTCATCAAATATGGTGGTAATGCGATGACTGATGATGCCCTGAAAAACAGTTTTGCCCGCGACGTCGTCTTACTGAAAGCGGTTGGCATTAATCCGGTCATTGTCCATGGCGGCGGCCCGCAAATTGGCGCCCTGTTGGAAAAAATTGGCAAGCAATCCGAGTTTATCAATGGCATGCGTGTGACTGACCGCGAGACCATGGATATTGTAGAAATGGTGTTAGGCGGACAGGTCAATAAAAGCATTGTTAACCTGATTAATAGCCACGGTGGTCGTGCGGTGGGGCTGACAGGCAAAGATGGCAGCCTGATTTTTGCAGAAAAAATGCAGTTTTCTGCCGGCGATCCAACATTGAATGCTTCAGAAGTCATTGATTTAGGGCATGTTGGCAAAGTCAGCAGTATCGATACTGGCGTTATCGATATGTTGATAAACAGTGACTTTATCCCGGTTATTGCTCCGGTCGGCGTTGGCAAAGATGGCGAGTCCTATAATATTAATGCCGATCTGGTTGCTGGCAAAATCGCCGAAGTGTTGCAGGCGGAAAAGCTGATTTTATTGACAAATACGCCAGGTCTGCTGGATGCTGATGGCACATTATTGACCGGATTAAATGCCAGACAAGTGAATGATTTGATTGAACAAGGCGTGATTTATGGCGGTATGTTGCCAAAAATCGGTTGTGCGCTGGATGCCGTGCAAGCGGGCGTTACCAGCGCGCACATTATTGATGGTCGTGTTCAACATGCGGTGTTACTGGAAATGTTTACCGATGAAGGCGTCGGCACCTTGATTCGAGGAGGCGGACGCTGA